In Bacteroidota bacterium, one genomic interval encodes:
- a CDS encoding tail fiber domain-containing protein, which yields MKIPYTVLRRTGLFAALAAMAVLSSNDVNAQATIASNTLTGTQFLGSNNNFDVIFRANNIERARILASNGFIGIGTTLPQARLDVANSFRVFGTGPINSGFSFRTDIINGRVEHFITNNSIAFANNSIGHVIGIGTLVSKSDAFYVDNGAEGKRLFTCSVIGRVGVNTFIPQALFDVTGGQMAQIEQGNFGGFDATDQWIGLGLAGSASQPISSTYGMAVVRQSRLATFSLIQNPSTTNPDLIINFGTNTAAPDPNQRMFIRNTFINSATGIPSDKNLMVFAPGGRVGVNADPGTVAFLVDATPTASDAAFRAITVLSNGSFANPVAATFSSIGQEGNSTINPGSNITGLRAQNGDAGFNAQVNGNQAQITWQDLQFAGAVSTATNTQDRLTFNFRNNQPQNNTNNLKEVATILANGRMGINTATPIDVGTFNVPPNAGPAIVPFFLDVNGGIRATGFWAFSDQRLKQNVETINNPMEKVMQLRGTTYSYRANETMELPEGNQYGFIAQELVKVVPEAVSQDATTGLYQVNYDAIVPLLVEGMKAQQTQIDSLRNVIAASRPGTENLLNPAGVNGVGMVGARLDQNAPNPFNVATRISYSVPAGVSTAQLNVYDLTGKQIRSFGINGTGEGSMEIAANEFGPGIYIYMLVLDGKEAASRKMIITE from the coding sequence ATGAAAATTCCCTACACAGTCCTTCGCCGTACAGGATTATTTGCCGCGCTTGCGGCTATGGCAGTATTGAGCAGCAATGATGTGAATGCACAGGCCACCATTGCCAGTAACACATTAACCGGAACTCAGTTTCTGGGTTCTAATAATAATTTTGATGTAATCTTCCGTGCCAACAACATAGAGCGAGCCCGCATTCTGGCAAGCAACGGGTTTATTGGTATTGGCACCACTCTACCGCAAGCTCGTCTTGATGTAGCTAACTCATTCCGCGTATTTGGCACTGGCCCTATCAATTCAGGTTTTAGTTTTCGGACTGATATTATAAACGGGCGCGTAGAACATTTCATTACAAACAATTCTATTGCATTTGCCAATAACAGTATCGGGCATGTAATTGGAATTGGCACTTTGGTATCAAAAAGTGATGCGTTTTATGTGGACAATGGTGCCGAAGGGAAACGTTTATTTACGTGTTCTGTTATTGGCCGTGTGGGTGTAAATACGTTTATTCCTCAGGCCTTGTTCGACGTAACCGGCGGACAAATGGCGCAGATTGAACAGGGTAATTTTGGTGGTTTTGATGCTACGGACCAGTGGATTGGTCTGGGTTTGGCTGGCTCAGCCAGTCAGCCTATTTCATCCACCTACGGAATGGCTGTGGTGCGTCAGTCGCGTCTGGCTACCTTCAGCCTGATTCAGAATCCGAGCACCACCAATCCTGATCTGATTATCAATTTCGGCACCAACACCGCTGCGCCCGATCCGAACCAGCGCATGTTTATCCGCAACACGTTTATCAACAGCGCCACGGGCATTCCCTCAGATAAAAACCTGATGGTGTTTGCACCCGGTGGCCGTGTAGGCGTGAATGCTGATCCGGGCACAGTGGCATTCCTTGTGGATGCCACCCCCACAGCCAGCGACGCTGCTTTCCGCGCTATTACCGTACTCAGCAACGGCAGCTTTGCAAATCCGGTAGCCGCTACCTTCTCTTCAATCGGACAGGAAGGCAACAGCACCATTAATCCGGGCAGCAACATTACCGGTTTGCGTGCACAAAACGGCGATGCCGGTTTCAATGCACAGGTAAACGGCAACCAGGCGCAGATTACCTGGCAGGATCTTCAGTTTGCAGGTGCTGTTTCTACAGCTACCAATACGCAGGATCGTCTCACTTTTAACTTCCGCAACAACCAGCCGCAGAACAATACCAACAACCTGAAGGAAGTGGCTACCATTCTGGCAAACGGCCGCATGGGTATCAACACCGCCACACCCATCGACGTAGGTACATTCAACGTACCCCCGAACGCAGGTCCGGCAATAGTACCTTTCTTCCTTGACGTAAATGGCGGCATCCGCGCTACAGGCTTCTGGGCGTTCTCTGATCAGCGCCTGAAGCAGAATGTGGAAACCATCAACAACCCGATGGAAAAAGTAATGCAGCTGCGTGGCACCACCTACAGCTACCGCGCCAACGAAACCATGGAACTGCCCGAAGGCAACCAGTATGGTTTCATTGCACAGGAGTTGGTGAAAGTAGTGCCCGAAGCCGTATCGCAGGATGCAACCACCGGTTTGTATCAGGTAAACTATGATGCCATTGTGCCCCTGCTGGTAGAAGGCATGAAAGCACAGCAAACACAAATTGACTCGCTGCGCAACGTAATTGCCGCTTCACGTCCAGGCACCGAAAACCTGCTCAATCCGGCCGGTGTAAACGGTGTGGGTATGGTGGGCGCACGCCTCGACCAGAATGCACCCAATCCGTTTAACGTAGCTACCCGCATCAGTTATTCTGTGCCTGCCGGTGTAAGCACTGCACAACTCAATGTGTATGATCTTACCGGCAAGCAGATCCGCAGCTTCGGCATTAACGGCACCGGCGAAGGCAGCATGGAAATTGCCGCCAACGAATTTGGTCCCGGAATTTACATCTACATGCTCGTGCTCGACGGCAAGGAAGCCGCCAGCCGCAAAATGATTATTACCGAATAA
- a CDS encoding insulinase family protein, whose protein sequence is MKKLALFLSLCAGLSLSAQKPTGALAAPRLLEKVTTNGAGKLVIPYEKYELTNGLTIVVHEDHSDPIAHVDVTYHVGSAREVEGRSGFAHFFEHMMFQGSEHVADEEHFKLVNEAGGSLNGTTNTDRTNYFETVPANYLELALWLEADRMGFLLDSVTQRKFEVQRATVKNERGQNYDNRPYGLVFEKISAAMYPQGHPYSWLTIGYIDDLNRVNVGDLKNFFLRWYGPNNAILTVAGDVKTAEVVKLAEKYFGSIPRGPEVKDMAKMPVTVDRDRYISYEDVVRLPQLSIARPGIWSWHEDEPALDALCQIIADGKSSVFYETFTETKVAERASMYSYGQELTGSIMIDIRPYPGHSLRETDSLLGVALQKFEKRGVTDNDLQRFKLYIESYFLDVMSSVEGKASTIASYATFQHNPNMIAKDLERYQKVTKEDVMRVYNKYIKGKPAVILSVLPKGKNVAPARPDNYTPPVYRVGSEESAEYKNLNMRKAADNFDRSKKPVPGPTPAVMPPSIWRGSYANGLKMIGTQSTEIPRTFMLLSISAGHRQEEPAKSGTAAMLAKMMDQSTEKYEAASIEEQLELLGSEVAIYSDDEEIQISITCLTRNLDATMALVEEKLLHPKFDQQEFELVKNMQLESARNLSIQPRSMASLMFNKTVYGANHIKAYPAGGTVETIAAITLEDLKQYHRKMISPNIARFVVVSDLNKDEMLKHTGFLEKWTSTGVQIKSDGNMAAVPAAGKTTIFLYDKPDAAQSEIIIGRIGLPYDAFGEYYMAQMMNYPLGGHFNSRINLNLRENKGWTYGARSGFSGTSFTGSFTASAGVKREASDSAVYEFVNEIRKYAENGITETELAYMKKSISQAEALRYEEPFQKLLFLKRIIDYNLPDDYTVKQNEILQNLTKKQVDDMAKKWFNPDELVISMVGDKAKIGDRLKRLGYNIVEVDSNGNPKPAEVKQPEKKPEPQPEPAPTDKKKKKKKRKFRGM, encoded by the coding sequence ATGAAAAAACTTGCTCTGTTTTTAAGCCTTTGTGCCGGGTTATCTCTTTCGGCACAAAAACCAACCGGTGCACTGGCTGCACCCAGACTGCTTGAAAAGGTAACCACCAACGGTGCCGGTAAACTCGTGATTCCTTATGAAAAATACGAGCTTACCAACGGCCTTACCATTGTGGTACACGAAGACCATTCGGACCCGATTGCGCACGTTGATGTCACCTACCACGTAGGCTCGGCGCGCGAGGTGGAAGGCCGTTCGGGCTTTGCACATTTCTTTGAGCACATGATGTTTCAGGGCTCGGAGCACGTGGCCGATGAAGAACATTTTAAATTGGTAAACGAAGCCGGCGGTTCGCTCAACGGCACTACAAACACCGACCGCACCAACTATTTCGAAACCGTTCCGGCCAACTACCTCGAACTTGCACTCTGGCTTGAGGCCGACCGCATGGGCTTTCTGCTCGACTCGGTAACACAGCGCAAGTTTGAAGTACAACGCGCCACCGTGAAAAACGAACGCGGCCAGAATTACGATAACCGTCCGTATGGCTTGGTGTTTGAAAAAATAAGTGCCGCCATGTATCCGCAGGGGCACCCGTACTCATGGCTCACCATCGGCTACATCGACGATCTGAACCGCGTGAATGTGGGCGATCTGAAAAACTTTTTCCTGCGCTGGTATGGCCCCAACAACGCCATCCTTACCGTGGCCGGCGATGTGAAAACAGCCGAAGTGGTGAAACTGGCCGAGAAATATTTCGGCAGCATTCCGCGCGGCCCCGAAGTAAAAGACATGGCTAAAATGCCGGTAACTGTTGACCGCGACCGCTACATTTCATACGAAGATGTGGTGCGCCTGCCGCAACTCAGCATTGCCCGTCCGGGCATCTGGAGCTGGCACGAAGACGAACCGGCACTCGACGCGCTTTGCCAGATTATTGCCGATGGCAAAAGCTCTGTGTTTTACGAAACCTTTACCGAAACCAAAGTGGCCGAACGTGCCAGCATGTACAGCTACGGGCAGGAACTTACCGGTTCCATAATGATTGATATACGTCCCTACCCCGGCCACAGCCTGCGCGAAACCGACAGCCTGCTGGGCGTGGCGTTGCAGAAATTTGAAAAGCGCGGCGTAACGGATAACGATCTTCAGCGTTTCAAACTGTATATCGAATCGTATTTTCTGGATGTGATGAGCAGTGTGGAAGGGAAGGCTTCTACTATTGCTTCGTACGCCACATTCCAGCACAACCCGAACATGATTGCCAAAGACCTTGAGCGTTACCAGAAAGTAACCAAGGAAGATGTGATGCGTGTATATAACAAATACATCAAAGGCAAACCGGCTGTTATTCTCAGCGTATTGCCCAAAGGCAAAAACGTGGCTCCGGCCCGGCCCGACAATTACACACCACCTGTTTACCGCGTAGGCAGCGAAGAATCGGCCGAGTACAAAAACCTGAACATGCGCAAAGCGGCTGACAATTTCGACCGTTCGAAAAAACCGGTGCCCGGCCCTACACCCGCTGTAATGCCGCCGTCGATCTGGCGCGGCAGCTATGCAAACGGTCTGAAAATGATCGGCACACAGTCAACCGAAATTCCGCGCACCTTCATGCTGCTCAGCATTTCGGCTGGTCACCGCCAGGAAGAACCTGCCAAATCAGGCACGGCAGCCATGCTGGCAAAAATGATGGATCAATCGACCGAAAAGTATGAGGCCGCATCGATTGAAGAGCAGCTTGAACTGCTCGGCAGCGAAGTAGCTATTTATTCTGACGATGAGGAAATTCAGATTTCCATTACCTGCCTCACGCGCAACCTTGATGCGACAATGGCGCTGGTAGAAGAAAAGCTGCTGCATCCGAAATTCGACCAGCAGGAATTTGAGCTGGTGAAAAACATGCAGCTTGAAAGTGCGCGCAACCTGAGCATACAGCCGCGCTCAATGGCTTCGCTTATGTTCAATAAAACCGTTTACGGCGCCAATCACATCAAAGCCTATCCCGCAGGCGGCACCGTCGAAACCATTGCAGCCATTACGCTTGAAGATCTCAAACAATATCACCGCAAAATGATTTCGCCCAACATTGCGCGCTTTGTGGTGGTGAGTGATCTCAACAAAGATGAAATGCTGAAACACACCGGTTTCCTCGAAAAATGGACATCAACCGGCGTACAGATCAAATCCGATGGGAACATGGCTGCCGTGCCCGCTGCCGGCAAAACCACCATTTTCCTTTACGACAAACCCGATGCCGCGCAGTCAGAAATCATCATCGGCCGCATTGGTCTGCCTTACGATGCGTTTGGCGAATACTATATGGCACAGATGATGAACTATCCGCTGGGCGGGCATTTCAACAGCCGCATCAACCTTAACCTGCGCGAGAACAAAGGCTGGACCTACGGCGCACGGTCAGGCTTTTCGGGCACCTCGTTTACCGGTTCGTTCACGGCATCGGCCGGTGTAAAACGCGAGGCTTCGGACAGTGCGGTATATGAATTTGTAAACGAAATACGCAAGTATGCCGAGAACGGAATCACTGAAACCGAACTGGCCTACATGAAAAAATCAATCTCGCAGGCCGAAGCACTGCGCTACGAAGAACCGTTCCAGAAACTGCTCTTCCTCAAACGCATCATCGACTACAACCTGCCCGATGATTACACCGTAAAACAAAACGAAATTCTCCAGAACCTCACCAAGAAGCAGGTGGATGATATGGCCAAGAAATGGTTTAATCCCGATGAGCTGGTGATTTCGATGGTGGGCGACAAAGCCAAAATAGGCGACAGACTGAAACGTCTCGGCTACAACATTGTGGAGGTTGACAGCAACGGCAATCCGAAACCGGCCGAAGTAAAACAACCGGAGAAAAAACCCGAGCCGCAGCCCGAACCGGCACCCACTGACAAAAAGAAGAAGAAAAAGAAACGTAAGTTCCGCGGCATGTAA
- a CDS encoding BrxA/BrxB family bacilliredoxin — protein sequence MYPPQLVMPMKAELVNAGFEDLTSPEQVDAAVKASGTVLVVVNSVCGCAAGAARPGVKLSLQGDGSKPAKLATVFAGFDTDATNQARRYFAPYPPSSPSIALFKDGKLVHFIERHHIEGRSAEMIAEHLKGAYAEFC from the coding sequence ATGTATCCTCCTCAGTTAGTAATGCCCATGAAAGCCGAACTGGTGAACGCGGGCTTCGAAGATCTCACATCCCCCGAACAGGTGGATGCGGCCGTTAAGGCCTCAGGCACTGTGCTTGTGGTAGTAAATTCAGTATGTGGCTGCGCAGCCGGTGCTGCGCGTCCGGGCGTAAAGCTTTCGCTGCAGGGCGATGGCAGCAAGCCGGCCAAATTAGCCACCGTGTTTGCCGGTTTCGATACCGATGCCACCAATCAGGCACGCCGCTATTTTGCACCTTATCCGCCTTCGTCGCCGTCTATTGCACTTTTTAAAGACGGCAAACTCGTACACTTCATCGAGCGTCACCACATTGAAGGCCGCTCAGCTGAAATGATTGCCGAGCATCTCAAAGGCGCATACGCCGAATTCTGCTAA
- the gatC gene encoding Asp-tRNA(Asn)/Glu-tRNA(Gln) amidotransferase subunit GatC: protein MNIDSTTVKQVAHLARLEFDEAGEQAMINDMNRMIGFVEKLNELDTDNVQPLIYMTDEVNHLREDEIKEPLAQDVVLANAPKKDSDYFKVPKVVEKK, encoded by the coding sequence ATGAATATCGACAGTACTACCGTAAAACAAGTTGCCCACCTGGCCCGTCTTGAATTTGACGAAGCCGGCGAACAGGCCATGATTAACGACATGAACCGCATGATCGGGTTTGTGGAAAAACTGAACGAGCTTGATACTGATAATGTGCAGCCTCTCATTTATATGACTGACGAAGTAAACCACCTGCGTGAAGATGAGATTAAAGAACCACTTGCACAGGATGTGGTACTGGCCAATGCACCTAAAAAAGATTCAGATTATTTCAAAGTTCCCAAAGTGGTAGAGAAAAAATAA